The DNA region CCGACTGCAGCTCCAGTTCACTTGTCATCATGGAGGCCGGTAAAGACCAGTAGAAGCCAGTAGAGACAGATGTGACATGTTGGAGTACTGATAAACTACATTTTCACTTTAAAGACTCATTTAAGAGGATGCAGGTGGCTGGATGGTTAAAATAAATAGATGATTTCCCTTTTTGCTGTCTGTTGATACTTCTGAGATCCACATGTGAATCACACAGATGTTAGTTTGGTTCGTGAGAAGTTTCTTTCTCATGGATTCATGTGCTGGACACACAGGGTGATGTAACTATGAACCAAATTGAGTTTTTGGTTTGAATTGAGACCCTTTAAAGAGGATTTCTCTATGGTGTGTGGTAGACATCACTGATTGGTTCAGGTTTTGGTTCTAGCCTCCTGCATCGCCACAGTTTCTGCAGAGTCCAGACTGCAGATGGAATAACATCTGCTGTCTCTGCCAGAAAAAACGAACTCTTCAGCAGGAGCAGATGAGTTTTCGGTTCAAACAGAAGCTCAAGGCTCAGGCAGTTCTCGATGGGGACGAACAGGTGCCTGAGCAAGTACCTGAACAGGTATCTCTGATGGgttttggtgtgtttgtgtgctgaaCGTTTACCCCTCCTCCCGTAGTGCTCTGGTTTGTTCGGGCCTCGGTGTCCCCCGGCTGCACTCGTGCTCGTCAGCCTGAACATCCTCAGTGGATCGTTGAGTCCTGCAGGGCTGTACCGATCGCCTGCTTCATGTGATCAATAACAGAGTGAGGCTCATGAATGGCTCCTATTGAGCAGAGGAGCTGTTCTCAGATCAGCCTGCAGCTCTGATGTGTTTGCTGACTGAGCACTTTGTGCGGCTGGACTTTCCCTCCATCTGCCGCTGTGTTTTCAACCAGCATCACAAGCAGGGTTTATTTTCCTCTCCTCTGGCTGCCCCATCGCTGAAAACAAGTTAGATCTCCTGGAAGATTCACCTGGTCCTGAACGGTATGATGTCCCACAGCTCAGATGTATCTTGGCCATAAACCCTGATCAGGGTGAAGAAGCTGGAGTTACTGTCATGCCTCAGATGTTGCTGCCAGCTTTGATATAAAACTAACCCCAATATTTCACTCCAAAGAgtacaaacacaaagacactaAATAAATCCTGGAGACGTGGAGAACTAATCAGATGAGAAAGTAAAAGGTCACATGTGAAAATTCCTGCTTAAACACCATAACGCTGAACGTGATGCTGGTAAAAAGCACTTGATATCCTATCACTCTCAGTGGTGGATCAAGGGCCTCATTTATAACAACTGCATAGTGTAAATCTATAGGGGTCTCACTGGTGTTAGTTTCTTCACACTCAGGTGTGTGgatcaaaaaacaaacttttggaAACAGAAGTTACTTCCACACCAGCATCTTCCTTCCCTTCTTTAACAGTCTCACCCTCACGTTTCCttcccttaccctaaccctaaccctgaccctgaccCTTGGGTCTGTATGCTGCTGATCATGGTCAGCTAAGGTTGTTTTCACACCTGCAGTGTTTAGTCAGTTTAAATCAACCTCTGGTTTATTCTCCCTGTCTGCGCGGTTCGTTTGTGCAGGTGTGAACACAGTAATTGCACTCGAGTGGAGACCAAAACAACCGAACCAGCTACCAAGTGTATGTTACAAGTTTGAGCTAAACATCATCCTGTACGAACATATGTTTTGTATTCTCAGTGGAGGAAAGTGCTATAGACGTGCAAAGGTCTGTACAGGCTAGCAGCTACCATGAATGTCTCCGAGTTCTATGAGCGGActgaagtgaaacaaaacaaagcaaaactacAAGTTTTAAACTCATCAGCTGAGTCGGACCAGAGGACACGCGCTACAGGTGTGAAAACGTCCTTTGAGGCAGATGATGTCAGGGTTCAGGTCTCGCCATCTTTCCTGGATATTAAAAGTGAATATATGGAGTTTATTTTCAGCTCACTGCACAGGTTAACTGCAGATGAAAGGATATGGTTCATTATTTGATAAATGAGGCCCATGGTCTGTGGCTgtaatgtgtctgtgtctgtctgatcAAAGTGCCTTCAAATGTATATGGGTGGCGTGAGCTCACTGGCTGAGCAGATAACCAGTCGTATGCAGAGTCAGGAGGACGGTGGTGGGGTAAGACTGCTTCAGTATTCTGCGCCTTGTTCACTTCGGCTCTTTGACTTTGTTTCAATCAGCTGAAGTGAAGAAGATGTTGTCATAAATCACCTGATAACTCTGCCCAACTGATGATGGAATTCAGTTTGCTGAGACTTTGTttccttgtttcttttttcttgtggtttcttcatttctttcatTCTTCATGTCCTAATGTCTCCTTTCTTTTAGCTTTTTAGTCTGTCACCTTTCCTTCCATCCCAGCCTTGTTTCCTTTCCTCCACTTTCACTTCCTTTCCTTTAACCTTTCCTCCAtctgttgctgtgtgtgtcCCCGCAGGTCTCTGCCAGCTGCAGTCACGTCTGTTTCTTCTGTAAGCAGAGGGTTTATGTGATGGAGCGTCTCAGTGCAGAGGGCTTGTTCTTCCATCGCAGCTGCTTCCAGTGTGGTTCCTGCAGCAGTCCCCTCCGCCTGGCCTCGTACACATATGACCAGCACGCTGGTCAGTGCACTCACATCCCCCTCCTCCACCCTTCTCTGCTGTTGGGGTTTAGGTTTTAACAGGTTTCCATGTTCAGCAGGAAAAAAGAGAGGTGTTCACTCTCCTTCTGTGGGGACAAACAATGACCTCACAGTcatgaaacacatttttagaGCCAGTGTCTCTCTGAGCAGATCATTGCCATTGACCCTCAGAATAAACCTCCAGTGACCTCCAGGAGAGAAAACAGATGTCTGACTTTGAGATGAGGCCATAAGAGACAGAGTTGATATGGACTTTCTCAACCCACACACTGAAAAACCTCTATTGATGGCCCTGGTGTCAGGGTGATGACATCACAAACAGGGTTGTGGCAGTGACAGAACGTTAGATTAAACCTGAGTGACAGAGCTGAACTCATCGGTCTCATTCCTGAGGTGTGGTATCAGACGATATCAGACTCATGACTAAGTGGAGGATAAAGCCTCTCTGTGTCCAGCACATAGATAAATAAAGTTCACAGTCAAATCTGTAGCTTTATTGACAATGAGCAACAAAAACAGGGAGCAGTGTGACATCCAATAAAAAGATCCAATCAGAAACCAgagaagaaaagacaaaacagcCTCATTTGCAgataaatttgtttgtttttgaagagCGTTAATGTGTGTGGGGGGGACCTGTGTCAGTCTCCACGGTATCTTTGGGTCTTTGGGGATAAAAATGGAAACAGCCTCATAAACGGGCAGCTTGATGCAGAGAACAGTGCCGCGTTGTTCAGCAGTCAGCAGTTCTCTGCAGACTCAAACACTGGCCTGTGGGCCAGATCTGGCCTCCTGATGAAGATCTGTGACCCTACCATGAGCTCAAGTTCTGCTCTCACAGTCTGAATGTGTTTTCATGTGGACTACTTACTTGGACCCAGACTCACCTGAGACTCTGTCCATAAACGTGTACGGGAGGGTAACAGGTGGTTCTCCCGTGGCTGTGGGTGGAAGAAGGACCCCCTGAGTGTCGGAGTGGACCGGGTAATGAACAGCTGATGAAGCCCGGACCCCCTGCTGTGCGTCAGACCACCGACAGTTTGAAGTCATTTTATTTGCAAGATAGATTTCATAAATGAAAAAGCAACGCAAACCTTCAGAGACATAGGTCCACACTCACCTCCGTACTTCTGTAACTTGTTAGCAGACTCATAATCGTGTATCAAAAAACAATCTGATTAGTGTCTAAGTCTCAGATCTGCCGATTCGTGAGTGGGGAGAAAATGTGTGACCCCAGCAACACACAACCTGCCCTGCAGACTCACTCTGATTTTTCTGCCCATCACTGcagtaatctgattactgtCAGGTGGTGGTGTCATGTGATCGGTGAGCTCAGTTCAGGACGCCATGGGAGCCCCGAGCCTCGCCGCCACAGGTTTCCACACCACATTTTTAACCACACAAAGTGTCTATTGTGGGTCTGACAGCTGAATTCTGCAGCTCAGCAGCCAATGAGAGCACAGTGATCACATGACTGATGAGTTTGAAGTCGAGGCGGGAGTCGGTGTGAAGGTCGctataaaaacatgaattttgGGAAGTCTTCAGAGACGAGGGCTGCAAGATACCCTCCACATCTGTCTGTGTGAGATacctgtgtgtgagagacacaCACCTGTCCTGACATCGTGTCTGTTGTCCTCTGTGTCTCAGGGAGGTTTTACTGCCTGCAGCGCTCCGAATGTCACCTAAGTGCTCAAGCCGTGAGGAAGAGGCCGACGCCATCTGACAGAGCTGTGTCACACAGAACATCAATCGTAAGAACCACTTTTACTTTCATTGTGATATTATCTGTGTGCACCTGACCTGCAGGTGTGGGCGATTTATTAGTTCAAGCCCTGGAAGGTAGAACAGGTGATCAGATGCTCTTAAGGTGGTAATTTTAGTTGGAGGtcagggtggtggtggtggtgttgtgTGGTTGGACCTTGAATGGAGAGCTGACAGGAGCAGCTACCTGCCTGTGGAACCGATCAGTTCAGGTGTTTCTGTTCACGGCAGGTAAGCTGTTCAGGATCATCACTGTTTAGCGAGTCAGTACGGAAGATCAATCATGCCAGAAATGTTCagttcaaaaataataaaaacacacattaacagAAGAAATAATGACACAAGGAAAACTAGACCTTTCTTCAATCACCTGTATAAGTTTTTTTCAACCTTTAAATCCTAAATAGCAAATATTTCGCCTTTGAAAAATAAAGATAATGATTCTGATAACGATTTAATAAAGTTCATCTGCTAAACTCATTTTAGAaaatgaatgtgaaaaaaactctttttgtAAATTTAATTTAGAATCAGGGTTACTGAAAACTTTGAGTTTTAGAGTTGGAATAATTACAGGACTAATAAATAAACGCATATCTTTGTCTTTGAAGGGGTCCCAGAGCTCGGCGCCATCTCTGTCTGACTCTCTGATCTCAGCAGGCCGCCGCCCATCCTCAGGTGAGCTAgcttcacctgtgtgtgtgctttcagTGTCCATACGTGTTCacactgagcgcgctccttaaACGGGAATCAATGTGGGCtttagtgtgtctgtgtgtctgtgtgtgtctgtgtgtgtgtgcggctGCGTTGGTGTGTTGGCAGCTGCTTCTCTAATGGCGGCAACGCCGGAGCGGATCGAGCTGGAAATCTGGCGCCGGAGCTCGGAGGTGGAGCTGcaagaggagctggaggaggtttCCGAGGAGGTCCTGAACCTATTCAACCTGAGCACCGACAATCAGACGGGGTCCAGGTCCAGAAGGTCGGTAAACCTCaggaagtagaaaaaaacagaaacagcctCGGCTTTAATAATGCTTCAGCCTTTCTGCTGAATGCTGGGAATCACCGCTCCATACGGGGGTCAGTAAACATGTCTTGGATGTAAAGAGCTGGAGGTCACACAcgttttactgtaaaaacttcaatatgaaatattttgtggTGTGAAAAGTAAGAATTAATAAAGAAACTTAAATGTTTACAtcaaaataaagattacaaTAAAAgcgaagttttaaaaaaaaaaaagttatatttgtgTCTTTAGACCccacaaaattttaaatgtttgtaggaatttttttttaattctgttttgacttttggatttaaaattttgccttttgttaaaaaaaaaattctagtCTAACCTGTAAATATTTAATCAATCTATCTATGGCTCTTATTCTTTTATAATTTCACTTTAGTTTGTTTGGTTGGCAGTGTTGGTCCTCCATCCCAACTgttttatgtttcctgttttcagtTCAGAGTCAGACAtggaggaggagacagaggcagGAGGCTGTGTAACCTCAGACGAGACGAGATCTTCATCGAGAGAAACGCTGCAGCTTTACCTGAAAgtccaggaggaggaggacgaggaggaggaggaggaaggcagTGACATGGAGTCCAGCGATGGTGAGTTAAAGTCTTTGTGAGTTTTTGGGTGTGAAGTAGGGGTCTTGAGTTTGAGATGTGCTGTTGTctgtctccccctgctggtagaGGGGGAATACGACCCCTGGGAGATGGAGCGCCGCTCGGGCCTATGGCTCCTGTTAGAGGAGGAGACAGGTAGCACCTACCTGAACCTGCTAACCAAACTCCTTTTATAAAACCACAGATTTAAGAATAACCACCGTGTTTAACATGAATGTTTaactctgtgcatgtgtgtgtgtgtgtgtgtgtgtgtttgtgtgtaacaacaactaaatttaaattctaatttcattaaaaatggaATGAAAGGACAGCGGAGCTCCATGGGAGGATCAGAGGACGGGGACAGGAAGTTATTAAAACTCAAACACTGACCTGATGAATGTGTGACACAAAGTTTAAAGTCAGCTTCCTTTTCGTTGTGAGCTCAGCAGCTGCTTCTAAAGGCCGTCGTTCTAATCTTTACGCTCGCTGCCTCACGTTCATTCACATCAATAAACATTAATAttgaaaggtgtgtgtgtgtgtgtgtttgtgtatgtgtacagAGTGCATATACACATTATTTCATACACTATCTCCTCCCTTCAGAGGCGGAGCTTCCTCCTCACAGCTCTGACACACCTGTTCAGCCTGACTCCACCTCTTCCATGAACTCATCTGTGACTCCACCCCCTGTCGCCACCACCGCCAGCACAGCCTCCTTCATCACCACACCTGAATCCCCTCACAGTGAGGATGGAGCCAGAGCGCCACTCACACCTGCCGTTGTCATGGAGACACCTGCTGCTAGTGGGCGGGGCTCATTTGACAACATCACACCTGAACTGCCGCAAAATAGGCCCCTCCTCCTGCAAGAGAAAGGGGAGGGGTCAGAGGAGGACCCAGGGACAtttaggaggaggaggaggaggacgagacGGCGAGAAGCTCATAGCCTCCCCCCTAGACTCCTCTTCCCCCCCCTGCAGCCTGGGGGCAGGGCTCTCCTCTTTAAGATGCTCAGAGAGGCTCCTCCCCCTGGGCAGATGGAgctgggaggggttggagccaGAAATCTATTAAAGACTGTGTTTTCTGGAAACAAGAATgagcagaagaagaagggggGTGGGACTTTACCTGCAGAGAGGGCGAAGGAGAAAACAACCAGTCAGAGATTCACAGGTGACCATAATAACAACACCTTTAGTCAGTGTGATGTCACTATGATGATATAATACCTGTACCTTCTTTGTCCAGATGTGAGAGCAGAGGTGTCAGATCTTGATTCATCCACCGTGTTGCAGAGATGTTCCCTGAAGCCCCAAAACAACGTAAGCACTCCGACCAATCACAGTTCAGCATTATTCCAAGCAATCTGAGACCTAAATTATACCCAGACTCACTAAGGGATAGGGATAGGGGTCAGACTAACACCTAGACTGGCTCTCTCACCGGAAGTCTTCTTTTGCAGCTGCGTTTGGAGTTGCTTGACCTGACCAATGAAATTCAGAGGGTTGCCATCGAGGAGGAGGAGAACCAGGAGGTATCACCTGACACACAATGACCAGACTGACTTTAAACTCGACCGACATACCGACTTGTTTAAACTACCCGAGACTTAAATGGACGTAGATTCACATCTCGTCTATCAGTTTGACTGTTTTCTGTCCTccgtttttcttcttcctgcaaTCAGCCGCCATACGTTCCTCACGCTCTGGCTTTCAAACGATCATACGCCATAAAGGTACACACACCTGATCCTCTGAGGGTTGTGGTGGTCCAgcagtttcacttcctgtcctgATGCTTACTCACTGCTGTTTCAGAGACGCCCCCTGAAAGACAGAGTCCCGCTACAGGACTCTGACGGCCAGTCTTCCTGCCCCACGGAGGTGGTGGGGGTCCTGGTCCAGCCGAAGGAGGCATCCAGTTTGAGCGTGAAGGAAACCATGTTCCAGAGGGAGCgtgaggatgatgatgacgacCTGGACACCAGAATCACGCGACGGGTTCAGAGAGCTGCAAGGAGACAGGCCAAACAGGAAGAACTGAAAAGACTCCACAAGGCCCAGGTGAGGTTACCTGAGTCCAGCTGAGGTTACCTGAGTTCACCTGAGGTTACCTGAGTTCAGGTGAGATTACCTGATGTTGCGTTCTGTGTCTCAGATGATCCagaggcagctgcagcaggtggaggagaagcagaggcagctggaggagagaggagtgaTGGTGGAGAAAGCTCTGAGGGGAGAAGCAGGTACTGAAAATACAGGCCAAAGGAATACCTGAACTTACTTGGTTCTACCTGAACTCAGGTGTGCTTCTACTTTAATTCACCTGTGCTTGTGTTTCTGATAGATTACTGGGGAGAATCCAGCCAAAGCGCAGACATGGAGCTTCACCTGGGAGGTCAGTTCACATATCCGGTTACCTGTGGAGTACATATACAGCAGGTATTATGCGGCGCTGAACCCAGTTTTCTGTGTAGGGCTCGGGAAACTGGATAATCCGCCGCTGATGCAGCAGTGGTTCCAGCTGGTCCAGCAGAAGAACGCTCTGGTCCGATATGAAGCTGAGCTCATGATCTTGTGAgtatgtgacctttgacctctcacCTGGGCAGATTCCTGGGGTGTGATGGTTCTGGCTGTGTTTCAGCGCTCGAGAGCTGGAGCTGGAGGACCGGCAGAGTCGACTGCAGCAGGAGCTCCGAGAGAGGATGGCTGTGGACGGTAACACAGACAAGATCAGAGCTCACCTGCTcacctgtgtgtttctgtgtgatgatcacctgtgtgtgtgtgtgtgtgtgtgtgtgtgtgtgtgtgtgtgtgtgtgtgtgtgtgtgtgtgcatgcagacCACCTGAAGGACGAGGAGCAGCTGGCTGAGGAGCGTCTGATCCTGGAGGAGATGCTGGAGGTGGTTGAGCAGAGAGACTCTCTGGTGTCCCTGCTGGAGGAGCAGAGACTGCAGGAGCGACAGGAAGACAGAGACCTGGAGCAGCTGATGGTGTCCGGAGGACTGGGACTCACCTGGACCTGAGGTGGTCAGACTTTCTGTCTCACCTGTCAGAGGTCTTTAAACCCACCTGGACACAGGCAGAGATGACATGTTTAAAACTGCAAACTGTCAAGTTGACCTGAGGAGACTCTGGTTTAGTGCAGGTAAACAGTCCAGGTGGAGAGAAACAATTACACttattaactttttaaaactgaTTCATAAAAACTACCCACGAGCAGAAACAGGATGTCTTAGTCTGAAATCAGCTGACCTCTAATGTTTCCTTAGAGGTTAGTCATCAGAGCAGCTTGATGGATGAAATCCAGCAGAACCCAAACAGATACAGGATGGTCTGAATTGAACCATCCAATCAggtgtgatgatgtcatttaCCCCAGAGAAGATGGGAAAAACCTCCACTTTTCTGACTGCAGGAGTTAGTACTAATGCTAACAGCCTGCATTAGCTATGGTAATGGAACACTGACATGGCTGCTAGCCAATACCATGCTACTGCTACTGCTAACCAGCTACCATAACCCACTAGCTGTGTTGCTACCTCGAGTAAAAGTAAGCTAATCTAAATGAAGAGGTGTTTGTGCAGCTTGTCCTGGTGCAGAGTTTAAATATCTCTAACTCCTCTAGAGAGGACACAAAGGTGGATTTTAGCTCTCAGTGCTGAGCTATCTTAAAACTCCATTCTTTCTACTGACAACAGGGGTAAACTCCTCTGATCTGAGCTCAGTAAACTCTTTCCTGAGGAGTTTACAGTCTCAGATGCTGgttaattaattacatgctgTGTGTCAAATGTTTGAATGCAGTAGAATAGTATAGCGCTTTACTGTCATTGTACATGCACAACAAAATTGTGGAGGCTCCACTCCGGCAGTCAggtgtaaaacataaaaactagaCAGCAAGAGTTCAAGAACTCAAAAGTGGGCTAAATAGGCAGGCAGACTAATGAATCAAATTAATTCTACTAGAAACCGGTCGTCTACAAGAACTGGATCTCGATACTCATTCCTAATATTTTAGATATTAAAACTGATATTAACTGtatttaaactgtatttaaatCCTTTGAGGCCAAACCCTCTGGTCTCATATCACtgtttttaaaactcttttaTAAAGTTTAGGCACTCTTAAAACAAGCTAACACTCACTAAAGCAGTTTGAGCATTTCACAAACAGAGCCTTTGTGGCCCTTTAGTAATTCTGGTGACTCCTGATGATGGCTGGGACCTGGTGGGGTTGGTGGATGTGGTTTTTGACACaaaagggttgtttttttttaacacaaactttaatatttaataaaattttttttaaaacatctgaTGAACCATGTGACCCAGCCtcaatgacatttttatttaactgaTTATTGATTGTGCCATCAGATCACTTGTGTGCCTTACCTGCCACCTGATCAATAACATGTGTTCATGCCGCGATGATGGTTATTGCTGTAACTCTGACTCTGTGCTGTGAAATAAACCTCTCATTTCTGACATTCTGGCTCATTTTCTGCtcagaaattacattttattattatgattaaatACAAACACATTAAGCTTTTTTGAGAAGATCGATGAACCATTCTACCCTTATAATGTTTGATTGTTGAACATAAGCAGTGACTCCTCTACAGCTTTGTATTCAATGCACAGTGAGAGTAAGATCTGGAAGCTTCAGTCACAGaagagtaaaaaataaatcacctGGCCTGCAGGTGATGCTGGTCGTCCTCCAGCAGGCctccatttgtaagtaagcaaagtaagtaaaattttatttgtatagcacctttcaaaataaaaatcacaaagtgctttacagaagcttaaacataaaaacaaaaaattaaccaaaagcaagtttaaaaagatgagtttttagctgtttttaaaagagacaaatgagtccacagatctcaagcTCAAAGCTGTACATGTAGAGCATCTGAGCCTGTACACCAGTAACAAACAGCTGTTTGGATCACCAGATGTTCCAGTAGTTTGAACTTCCAGTCTGGcagtttctgtgtgtttccaACAGAAACTGAAGACCAGATGTTTAATTCTTCTGAACAGCCTGAAAACCCTCTGACAGCATCCTGTTTCTGCAGATGTCAGTCTGATGTCAGAGGTTTCAGTTTAGAAGATTAAAAATATTTCGTCTCTCAGTGGTGCTCCggctcttcttcctcctctcgaGCATGCTTGTGTAACTATTTCTGTGGCTTCACACTACCCAACACATGATGGTGAAACGTTTGTCCTGTTAATGCTCCAACTGAAAGAGGAAGTTAATTACAGGCTCCGACCTCTGgatgttgtcattcttttgttttcttcctcaAACTGTCTGT from Pelmatolapia mariae isolate MD_Pm_ZW linkage group LG17, Pm_UMD_F_2, whole genome shotgun sequence includes:
- the mical3b gene encoding protein-methionine sulfoxide oxidase mical3b isoform X7, coding for MEDQSFPECQAQELFDEFVSASTCRATLRSFSQLCEHLQLDPSTAERPLYRPIKCRLNYWRANGLWAKLDRRGAQEEYQRARACSDVTCVIIGAGPCGLRTAVELSFMGARVVLLEKRDSFSRNNVLHLWPFTIHDLRGLGAKKVYGRFCAGSIDHISIRQLQLVLLKVALLLGVEVHVNVEFKKLVEPAEDQHRHKLGWRMEVSPKNHPVSQLEFDVIIGADGRRNTLPGFRRKEFRGKLAIAITANFKNRNTTAEAKVEEISGVAFIFNQRFFQELRQETGIDLENIVYYKDDTHYFVMTAKKQSLLEKGVILQDFADTELLLSRGNVDQNALQAYAREAADFSTNHQLPTLDFAMNHYGQPDVAMFDFTCMYASENAAMVRQRHGHQLLVTLVGDSLLEPFWPMGTGVARGFLAALDSAWMIRSWAQGAAPLDVLAERESLYRLLPQTTPENMQKNITLYSVDPTTRYMNTSPLTVTPAQVRHLVDTGEEVGLTTDCSDIIRLPSPRYLRQESFSRSNQLLTWCQEQTCGYHGVNVTDLTTSWRSGLALCALLHRYRSDLIDFDSLDESSVEDNTRLGFDVAEREFGISPLMTVEEMSSVEEPDSLSMVMYLSQFYQLLKDSPPPTGCLRHITDLRSALIAPASLLSRLGTSLSRKRNPKEHGGALGKKRKTSQWSREQQESCDLNGDVESQSFEEEFVGGASRSRVRLMANQLQAKLDESSSTCRTSSAASADFRRQCLQMYMGGVSSLAEQITSRMQSQEDGGGVSASCSHVCFFCKQRVYVMERLSAEGLFFHRSCFQCGSCSSPLRLASYTYDQHAGRFYCLQRSECHLSAQAVRKRPTPSDRAVSHRTSIGSQSSAPSLSDSLISAGRRPSSAASLMAATPERIELEIWRRSSEVELQEELEEVSEEVLNLFNLSTDNQTGSRSRSSESDMEEETEAGGCVTSDETRSSSRETLQLYLKVQEEEDEEEEEEGSDMESSDEGEYDPWEMERRSGLWLLLEEETEAELPPHSSDTPVQPDSTSSMNSSVTPPPVATTASTASFITTPESPHSEDGARAPLTPAVVMETPAASGRGSFDNITPELPQNRPLLLQEKGEGSEEDPGTFRRRRRRTRRREAHSLPPRLLFPPLQPGGRALLFKMLREAPPPGQMELGGVGARNLLKTVFSGNKNEQKKKGGGTLPAERAKEKTTSQRFTDVRAEVSDLDSSTVLQRCSLKPQNNLRLELLDLTNEIQRVAIEEEENQEPPYVPHALAFKRSYAIKRRPLKDRVPLQDSDGQSSCPTEVVGVLVQPKEASSLSVKETMFQREREDDDDDLDTRITRRVQRAARRQAKQEELKRLHKAQMIQRQLQQVEEKQRQLEERGVMVEKALRGEADYWGESSQSADMELHLGGLGKLDNPPLMQQWFQLVQQKNALVRYEAELMIFARELELEDRQSRLQQELRERMAVDDHLKDEEQLAEERLILEEMLEVVEQRDSLVSLLEEQRLQERQEDRDLEQLMVSGGLGLTWT
- the mical3b gene encoding protein-methionine sulfoxide oxidase mical3b isoform X9, yielding MEDQSFPECQAQELFDEFVSASTCRATLRSFSQLCEHLQLDPSTAERPLYRPIKCRLNYWRANGLWAKLDRRGAQEEYQRARACSDVTCVIIGAGPCGLRTAVELSFMGARVVLLEKRDSFSRNNVLHLWPFTIHDLRGLGAKKVYGRFCAGSIDHISIRQLQLVLLKVALLLGVEVHVNVEFKKLVEPAEDQHRHKLGWRMEVSPKNHPVSQLEFDVIIGADGRRNTLPGFRRKEFRGKLAIAITANFKNRNTTAEAKVEEISGVAFIFNQRFFQELRQETGIDLENIVYYKDDTHYFVMTAKKQSLLEKGVILQDFADTELLLSRGNVDQNALQAYAREAADFSTNHQLPTLDFAMNHYGQPDVAMFDFTCMYASENAAMVRQRHGHQLLVTLVGDSLLEPFWPMGTGVARGFLAALDSAWMIRSWAQGAAPLDVLAERESLYRLLPQTTPENMQKNITLYSVDPTTRYMNTSPLTVTPAQVRHLVDTGEEVGLTTDCSDIIRLPSPRYLRQESFSRSNQLLTWCQEQTCGYHGVNVTDLTTSWRSGLALCALLHRYRSDLIDFDSLDESSVEDNTRLGFDVAEREFGISPLMTVEEMSSVEEPDSLSMVMYLSQFYQLLKDSPPPTGCLRHITDLRSALIAPASLLSRLGTSLSRKRNPKEHGGALGKKRKTSQWSREQQECLQMYMGGVSSLAEQITSRMQSQEDGGGVSASCSHVCFFCKQRVYVMERLSAEGLFFHRSCFQCGSCSSPLRLASYTYDQHAGRFYCLQRSECHLSAQAVRKRPTPSDRAVSHRTSIGSQSSAPSLSDSLISAGRRPSSAASLMAATPERIELEIWRRSSEVELQEELEEVSEEVLNLFNLSTDNQTGSRSRSSESDMEEETEAGGCVTSDETRSSSRETLQLYLKVQEEEDEEEEEEGSDMESSDEGEYDPWEMERRSGLWLLLEEETEAELPPHSSDTPVQPDSTSSMNSSVTPPPVATTASTASFITTPESPHSEDGARAPLTPAVVMETPAASGRGSFDNITPELPQNRPLLLQEKGEGSEEDPGTFRRRRRRTRRREAHSLPPRLLFPPLQPGGRALLFKMLREAPPPGQMELGGVGARNLLKTVFSGNKNEQKKKGGGTLPAERAKEKTTSQRFTDVRAEVSDLDSSTVLQRCSLKPQNNLRLELLDLTNEIQRVAIEEEENQEPPYVPHALAFKRSYAIKRRPLKDRVPLQDSDGQSSCPTEVVGVLVQPKEASSLSVKETMFQREREDDDDDLDTRITRRVQRAARRQAKQEELKRLHKAQMIQRQLQQVEEKQRQLEERGVMVEKALRGEADYWGESSQSADMELHLGGLGKLDNPPLMQQWFQLVQQKNALVRYEAELMIFARELELEDRQSRLQQELRERMAVDDHLKDEEQLAEERLILEEMLEVVEQRDSLVSLLEEQRLQERQEDRDLEQLMVSGGLGLTWT